The Faecalibacterium prausnitzii genome includes a window with the following:
- a CDS encoding ribonucleoside-diphosphate reductase subunit alpha has protein sequence MEIRKRNGESVPFQQEKIFNAMKKAFDGQGKEIGSREMDEILATVLKNLSVTVPLTVEHVQDEVERTLMERGHYEVAKAYILYREKRSALRRVRHTIARTVGDDTLDEVLRRIQMDFTEEVYSLAALQMKFESFCRLGMTEDERAEALTKAAVELTTAEAPKWEFIAARLLNHSFRCRNAQEWEGRGVGDLYGRLRYLTDKGLYGDYILAHYTHEEIAMAEDFLCPERDELFTYSGLDLLLKRYVIQSRSRVPLETPQEMFLGIALHLAMNEGSDRMGWVKRFYDMLSRMEVTMATPTMSNARKPYHQLSSCFVDTVPDSLDGIYRSLDNFAKVSKFGGGMGMYFGKVRAAGSTIRGFQGAAGGVIRWIRLVNDTAVAVDQLGMRQGAVAVYLDAWHRDLPEFLQLRTNNGDDRMKAHDVFPAVCYPDLFWRLAEENIDAPWHLMCPHEILTVKGYALEDYWGTEWEKRYLDCVNDPRIEKRSVTVKDIVRLVLRSAVETGTPFAFNRDSVNRMNPNGHTGMIYCSNLCTEIAQNMAPIEHISTEVHTENGDTIVVTATRPGEFVVCNLASLSLGNLPVEDEAYMERTVETAIRALDNVIDLNFYPLEYARLTNQKYRSIGLGVSGYHHMLAKRGIHWESDEHLAFTDAVFELINYAAVKADTALAREKGRYALFEGSDWQTGAYFEKRGYTSEKWRALAKTVAVQGMRNAYLLAVAPTSSTSILSGTSAGIDPIMKKFFLEEKKGSMLPRVAPELSMDTWWYYKAAHLIDQSWSVRAAGLRQRHIDQAQSMNLYITNDYSMRQVLRLYLEAWRAGVKTIYYVRSKALEVEACESCSS, from the coding sequence ATGGAGATCAGAAAACGAAACGGGGAGTCTGTTCCCTTTCAACAGGAGAAAATTTTCAACGCCATGAAAAAGGCGTTTGACGGACAGGGCAAGGAGATCGGGAGCAGAGAGATGGATGAGATCCTCGCCACCGTTCTCAAAAATCTCTCCGTCACAGTGCCGCTCACCGTAGAACATGTGCAGGACGAGGTGGAGCGAACGCTCATGGAGCGCGGACACTATGAGGTGGCCAAGGCGTACATCCTCTACCGCGAAAAGCGGTCTGCGCTGCGCCGTGTCCGGCATACCATCGCGCGGACGGTGGGGGATGACACGCTTGACGAGGTGCTGCGCCGCATCCAGATGGATTTTACCGAGGAAGTCTACTCCCTCGCGGCGCTTCAAATGAAGTTTGAGAGTTTCTGTCGCCTGGGCATGACGGAGGATGAGCGGGCTGAGGCACTGACCAAGGCGGCGGTAGAGCTGACTACGGCAGAGGCACCCAAGTGGGAGTTCATCGCGGCGCGGCTTCTGAACCACTCCTTTCGCTGTCGCAACGCACAGGAATGGGAGGGGCGCGGCGTCGGCGATCTCTATGGCAGGCTTCGCTATCTGACGGATAAGGGACTCTACGGTGACTATATCCTTGCCCACTATACCCACGAGGAGATTGCCATGGCGGAGGACTTTCTCTGCCCGGAACGGGACGAGCTGTTCACCTACTCCGGCCTTGACCTGCTGCTCAAACGCTATGTGATCCAGTCACGCAGCCGCGTGCCGCTGGAAACACCGCAGGAGATGTTTTTGGGTATCGCGCTGCATCTTGCTATGAACGAAGGCTCTGACCGCATGGGGTGGGTAAAACGCTTTTACGATATGCTCAGCCGTATGGAGGTCACGATGGCGACACCTACCATGTCCAACGCACGAAAGCCCTACCATCAGCTTTCAAGCTGCTTTGTGGACACTGTGCCGGACAGTCTGGACGGCATCTACCGCTCGCTGGACAACTTCGCAAAGGTCTCTAAATTCGGCGGTGGAATGGGGATGTACTTCGGTAAGGTGCGCGCTGCAGGCAGCACCATCCGCGGCTTTCAAGGGGCGGCGGGCGGTGTTATCCGCTGGATCCGGCTGGTCAACGACACCGCCGTGGCGGTGGATCAGTTGGGGATGCGGCAGGGCGCTGTGGCGGTTTACTTAGACGCATGGCACCGGGATCTGCCGGAATTCCTTCAACTGCGCACCAACAACGGCGACGACCGCATGAAGGCACATGATGTGTTTCCCGCCGTGTGCTATCCGGATCTCTTCTGGCGACTGGCGGAGGAGAACATAGACGCGCCGTGGCATCTCATGTGTCCGCATGAGATCCTCACGGTCAAGGGCTACGCACTGGAGGATTACTGGGGTACAGAATGGGAGAAGCGGTATCTGGACTGCGTCAATGACCCGCGCATCGAAAAGCGCAGCGTCACCGTCAAGGACATCGTGCGGCTGGTGCTTCGCTCGGCAGTGGAGACCGGCACACCCTTCGCTTTCAATCGCGACAGTGTAAATCGTATGAACCCAAACGGCCACACGGGAATGATCTATTGCTCCAATCTCTGTACGGAGATCGCGCAGAACATGGCACCCATCGAGCACATCAGCACTGAGGTGCACACGGAGAACGGCGACACAATTGTGGTGACGGCCACACGCCCAGGCGAGTTTGTGGTCTGCAACCTGGCGAGTCTGTCTCTCGGTAATCTGCCGGTGGAGGACGAGGCCTATATGGAACGCACGGTGGAAACGGCCATCCGCGCACTGGATAATGTGATCGACCTCAACTTCTACCCGTTGGAATACGCGCGGCTTACCAATCAGAAGTACCGCAGCATCGGCCTGGGCGTCAGCGGCTACCACCACATGCTGGCAAAGCGCGGCATCCACTGGGAGAGCGATGAGCACCTTGCCTTCACCGACGCAGTGTTCGAGCTCATCAACTACGCCGCTGTCAAGGCGGACACAGCTCTGGCGCGGGAAAAGGGTCGTTACGCGCTCTTTGAGGGCAGCGACTGGCAGACGGGCGCGTATTTTGAAAAGCGGGGTTATACCTCCGAAAAGTGGCGGGCGCTTGCGAAAACGGTGGCGGTGCAGGGAATGCGCAACGCCTATCTGCTGGCGGTCGCACCGACCTCCAGCACATCTATCCTCTCCGGCACGTCGGCGGGCATAGATCCAATTATGAAGAAATTCTTTTTAGAGGAAAAAAAGGGCAGCATGCTGCCCCGCGTTGCTCCGGAGCTTTCTATGGACACATGGTGGTACTATAAGGCAGCGCATCTGATCGACCAAAGCTGGTCGGTACGCGCCGCGGGCCTTCGCCAGAGACATATCGACCAGGCGCAGAGCATGAATCTCTATATCACCAACGACTATTCCATGCGTCAGGTGCTCAGATTGTATTTGGAGGCGTGGAGGGCCGGCGTCAAGACCATTTACTATGTCCGCAGCAAGGCCCTTGAGGTCGAGGCCTGCGAAAGCTGCTCGTCATAA
- a CDS encoding ribonucleotide-diphosphate reductase subunit beta, producing the protein MMELKKKPLFNPEGDPDVRLRRMIGGNTTNLNDFNNMKYAWVSDWYRQAMNNFWIPEEINLSQDVKDYPRLLSAERSAYDKILSFLVFLDSIQTANLPNIGAYITANEVNLCLSIQAFQECVHSQSYSYMLDTICSPVERNDILYQWKTDEHLLRRNTFIGDCYNEFQERKDAPTLLRVMMANYILEGIYFYSGFMFFYNLSRNGKMPGSAQEIRYINRDENTHLWLFRNIITELQKEQPELFTAESVQALREMMREGVEQEIAWGHYVIGDDIPGLNRQMISDYIRYLGNLRWTSLGYPALYPGFESEPESMEWVSQYADANMVKTDFFEARSTAYAKSTALIDDL; encoded by the coding sequence ATGATGGAACTGAAGAAAAAGCCCCTCTTTAACCCGGAGGGCGACCCTGATGTGCGCCTGCGGCGCATGATCGGCGGCAATACCACCAACCTCAATGACTTCAACAATATGAAGTACGCTTGGGTCAGCGACTGGTACCGGCAGGCCATGAACAACTTTTGGATCCCTGAGGAGATCAATCTCTCGCAGGATGTGAAGGACTATCCCCGCCTGCTGTCAGCCGAGCGCAGCGCCTACGATAAAATTCTGAGTTTTCTTGTCTTTTTGGATTCCATTCAGACAGCGAACCTGCCTAATATCGGCGCCTACATTACCGCCAACGAGGTCAATCTCTGCCTGTCCATTCAGGCGTTTCAGGAGTGTGTCCACTCACAGAGCTACAGCTATATGCTCGACACCATCTGTTCCCCCGTGGAGCGCAATGACATCCTCTACCAATGGAAAACGGACGAGCATCTGCTGCGCCGCAACACCTTCATTGGGGACTGCTACAACGAGTTTCAGGAGCGGAAGGACGCTCCCACGCTGCTGCGCGTGATGATGGCAAACTATATTTTGGAGGGCATCTATTTTTACAGCGGCTTTATGTTCTTCTACAATCTCTCCCGAAACGGGAAGATGCCCGGCTCGGCGCAGGAGATTCGCTACATAAACCGTGATGAGAACACGCACTTGTGGCTGTTCCGCAATATCATCACGGAGCTGCAAAAGGAGCAGCCGGAGTTGTTCACCGCCGAGAGCGTACAAGCGCTGCGCGAGATGATGCGTGAGGGCGTGGAACAGGAGATTGCATGGGGGCATTATGTGATCGGCGACGACATCCCGGGGCTGAACCGGCAGATGATCAGCGATTACATCCGCTATCTCGGCAACCTCCGCTGGACGAGCCTTGGCTATCCCGCATTGTATCCAGGCTTTGAGAGCGAACCGGAGAGCATGGAATGGGTCAGCCAGTACGCCGACGCCAACATGGTCAAGACCGATTTCTTTGAGGCACGCAGTACCGCCTACGCCAAGAGCACCGCACTGATAGACGATTTATAA
- a CDS encoding nitroreductase family protein, producing MNYSAMIQNRRSVHAFREKEVPSEAIGQLRSYYEKTCPRLVPEIATELIVLDKDAQPALESSAGYNQFLIGAPHYLLLMSAPHSYAAINAGYMMEDLVLKLTELDIDTCWMTFTDSDKIKQALSLATPLEVAAIVAFGYGEKTAKKLRLNILSMSQIDVRAEQQYYAPKKGVHDLVHMGSWSNKSGLDEMMDFYDDMLWQSIYAASLSPSYLNRQPYGFLVQDHSIYLVQQEDAYTDNLDAALDLGIVMLHFSAVASQWAGQVRWELSPAAPDGLPEGLRSAAVYHM from the coding sequence ATGAATTACAGCGCTATGATTCAAAATCGCAGATCCGTTCACGCATTCCGCGAAAAGGAAGTTCCGAGCGAGGCTATCGGCCAGCTCCGATCCTACTATGAAAAGACCTGCCCCCGTCTTGTCCCGGAGATTGCAACGGAGTTGATCGTCTTGGACAAGGATGCACAGCCGGCGCTGGAGAGCTCAGCGGGCTATAATCAATTTCTCATCGGAGCACCGCACTACCTGCTCCTTATGTCTGCCCCGCATTCCTATGCGGCCATCAACGCCGGCTACATGATGGAAGATCTCGTCCTCAAGCTGACTGAGTTGGACATTGACACCTGCTGGATGACCTTCACCGACAGCGACAAAATCAAACAGGCACTGTCTCTCGCCACCCCGTTAGAGGTGGCGGCAATCGTTGCCTTTGGCTACGGGGAAAAGACCGCAAAAAAGCTGCGGCTGAATATCCTAAGTATGTCTCAGATCGATGTGCGGGCCGAGCAGCAGTACTACGCGCCCAAAAAGGGTGTGCACGATTTGGTTCACATGGGGAGCTGGAGCAACAAGTCTGGGCTTGACGAGATGATGGACTTCTACGACGATATGCTCTGGCAGTCCATCTACGCCGCTTCGCTCTCCCCCAGCTATCTCAACCGTCAGCCCTATGGCTTCCTTGTGCAGGACCACAGCATCTATTTGGTGCAGCAGGAGGATGCCTACACCGATAATTTGGATGCCGCATTGGATCTCGGTATTGTCATGCTCCACTTTTCCGCCGTCGCCTCCCAGTGGGCGGGGCAGGTACGCTGGGAACTTTCACCTGCTGCGCCCGACGGCCTGCCGGAAGGACTTCGCTCCGCTGCGGTGTACCACATGTAA
- a CDS encoding FprA family A-type flavoprotein, translating to MAIQTVTDAIRYVGVDDNTLALFENQYPVQPMGVSYNSYVILDEKIAVMDSVDARATEEWLSNVARVLEGRRPDYLVVTHMEPDHSGSLMRLAQKYPEMKIVGNAKTFTLIKQFFGTGALSEDRMLEVGERDTLSLGLHRLRFLLAPMVHWPEVMTAYEETEKILFSADAFGRFGSLERTARAPWVPQARRYYYNIIGKYGAQVQALLKKISALEIKTICPLHGPVLTEGLEECLRLYDLWSQWEPEESESILIAHASIHGNTAHAAKTLKGKLEKKGVQVNICDLTVTDLSYAVASAFYCGKLVLASATYDGGLFPPMREFLEHLRTKGFRNRRVGLIEDGSWAPAAARLMRTKLEEMKDIHLYETVVSLRGALNQTSEAQMDALVDELCAE from the coding sequence ATGGCTATCCAAACGGTAACAGATGCCATCCGCTATGTAGGGGTGGATGATAACACATTGGCACTCTTTGAAAACCAGTACCCCGTCCAGCCTATGGGAGTGAGCTACAACTCCTATGTCATTCTGGATGAGAAGATTGCCGTGATGGACAGCGTGGACGCACGGGCAACGGAAGAATGGCTTTCCAATGTGGCGCGGGTGTTGGAGGGGCGCAGGCCCGACTATCTTGTGGTCACACACATGGAGCCGGATCATTCCGGCAGTCTCATGCGGCTGGCACAAAAGTACCCGGAGATGAAGATCGTGGGAAACGCGAAAACATTTACCCTGATCAAGCAGTTCTTCGGCACAGGTGCATTGTCGGAAGACCGTATGCTGGAGGTTGGCGAAAGAGATACGCTTTCCTTGGGTTTGCACCGGCTGCGCTTTCTGCTGGCGCCGATGGTACACTGGCCGGAGGTGATGACGGCGTATGAGGAAACGGAAAAAATCCTGTTCTCGGCGGATGCCTTCGGACGCTTTGGCTCACTGGAACGGACTGCCCGTGCCCCCTGGGTGCCGCAGGCCCGACGGTATTATTACAATATTATCGGGAAATATGGCGCACAGGTGCAGGCTCTGCTGAAAAAAATCTCCGCGCTGGAGATCAAAACAATCTGCCCGCTCCACGGTCCCGTGCTTACAGAAGGGCTGGAGGAGTGTCTGCGGCTCTATGATCTCTGGTCACAATGGGAACCAGAAGAATCGGAGAGCATACTGATTGCCCACGCATCCATCCATGGAAATACTGCCCATGCGGCGAAGACCCTCAAGGGTAAATTAGAGAAAAAAGGCGTACAGGTCAACATATGTGATCTCACTGTGACAGATCTTTCCTACGCTGTTGCCAGTGCGTTCTACTGCGGGAAGTTGGTTTTAGCCAGCGCCACCTATGACGGAGGACTGTTTCCGCCCATGAGGGAGTTTTTGGAACATTTACGGACAAAGGGATTCCGAAACCGCCGGGTTGGCCTTATTGAAGACGGCTCTTGGGCACCTGCTGCCGCGCGGCTGATGCGCACCAAATTGGAGGAGATGAAGGATATCCACCTTTACGAAACGGTAGTGTCTCTGCGTGGTGCATTGAACCAAACCAGCGAAGCGCAGATGGACGCTCTGGTGGATGAGCTCTGCGCAGAATAA
- the trxA gene encoding thioredoxin — translation MAAMNMNQEQFEQAIREKKPVLVDFWAPWCSYCRRIGPAYEKIGEEYADSLAVGKINIDEEPRLAGAEGIEDIPTLVLYRNGKAVDSIIAPGSKAEIDRFIQEALAK, via the coding sequence ATGGCAGCTATGAACATGAATCAGGAGCAGTTTGAGCAGGCAATCCGGGAGAAAAAGCCCGTTTTGGTGGATTTCTGGGCGCCCTGGTGCAGCTACTGCCGGAGAATCGGCCCCGCGTATGAGAAGATCGGAGAGGAATACGCGGACAGCCTCGCCGTCGGCAAGATCAACATTGACGAGGAGCCGCGGCTGGCGGGGGCCGAGGGGATCGAGGACATCCCAACTCTGGTGCTGTACCGGAACGGAAAGGCCGTGGATTCCATCATCGCGCCCGGCTCAAAGGCAGAAATCGACCGTTTCATTCAGGAAGCCTTGGCGAAATAA
- the trxB gene encoding thioredoxin-disulfide reductase, which produces MNNNHVYDMLVVGGGPGGYTAALYAARAGLDTIVLEKLSAGGQMALTEQIDNYPGFENGIDGFSLAEKMQKQAERFGARSEYAEVLRMDLTAVPKLVETSEGIFRGKTVVLATGADPRTLGVAGETELLGRGVAYCAACDGMFYKGKTVVVVGGGNSAAADALLLSRVAKKVILVHRRDTLRATKSYHEPLAQAENVEFRWNSVVSALLSGDRLTGVRLRDTVTGEESVVDCDGVFVSVGRQPATALAVGQLALDGGGYIVAGETTETSIPGVYAVGDVRTKPLRQVVTAVADGAVAVHMAEKYIAENR; this is translated from the coding sequence ATGAACAACAATCATGTTTATGATATGCTCGTGGTGGGCGGCGGCCCGGGCGGCTACACCGCCGCCCTGTACGCGGCACGGGCGGGGCTGGACACCATCGTGCTGGAAAAACTGTCCGCCGGTGGGCAGATGGCCCTGACCGAGCAGATCGACAACTACCCCGGCTTTGAGAACGGGATCGACGGCTTCTCTCTGGCGGAGAAGATGCAAAAGCAGGCGGAGCGTTTTGGGGCACGCAGCGAATACGCGGAAGTTCTCCGCATGGATCTGACGGCGGTTCCCAAGCTCGTGGAGACCAGCGAGGGGATCTTCCGGGGGAAAACCGTGGTGCTGGCCACCGGCGCAGATCCCAGAACGCTGGGCGTTGCCGGAGAGACGGAGCTGTTGGGCCGGGGCGTGGCCTACTGCGCCGCCTGCGACGGGATGTTTTACAAGGGCAAAACGGTGGTCGTGGTGGGCGGCGGCAATTCCGCCGCGGCAGATGCCCTCCTTCTCAGCCGCGTGGCGAAAAAAGTGATCCTCGTCCACCGCAGAGACACCCTGCGGGCCACCAAGAGCTATCACGAGCCGCTGGCACAGGCCGAAAACGTGGAATTCCGTTGGAACAGCGTCGTTTCCGCGCTGCTTTCCGGGGACAGGCTGACCGGCGTCCGCCTGCGGGACACCGTCACCGGTGAGGAAAGCGTGGTGGACTGCGACGGCGTATTTGTCAGCGTGGGCCGACAGCCCGCCACGGCGCTGGCGGTGGGTCAACTGGCGCTGGACGGCGGCGGCTATATCGTGGCCGGAGAGACCACGGAAACCAGTATTCCCGGCGTTTACGCCGTGGGCGACGTGCGGACGAAGCCCCTCCGTCAGGTGGTCACCGCCGTGGCGGACGGCGCGGTGGCAGTCCACATGGCGGAAAAATATATCGCGGAAAACCGATAA
- a CDS encoding ferritin codes for MNANVSLLLNEQINKEFYSAYLYLDFANYYAAVGLDGFENWYRVQAQEERDHAMLFYQYLQNNGEDVTFEAIAKPEWERGDHMAPLKKALEHEMLVTASINTIYAAAYEVRDFRTMQMLDWFIKEQGEEEKNAADLITKMDLFGGDSKGLYMLNSELKARVYTAPSLVL; via the coding sequence ATGAACGCTAACGTATCTCTTCTGCTCAACGAGCAGATCAATAAGGAGTTCTACTCCGCCTATCTGTATCTGGACTTTGCCAACTACTACGCCGCCGTCGGACTGGACGGCTTTGAGAACTGGTACCGGGTACAGGCGCAGGAGGAACGGGATCACGCCATGCTGTTTTATCAGTATTTGCAGAATAACGGCGAGGACGTCACCTTTGAGGCTATCGCAAAGCCGGAGTGGGAACGAGGCGACCACATGGCCCCGCTGAAAAAAGCACTGGAACACGAGATGCTGGTCACCGCCAGCATCAATACCATCTACGCCGCCGCATACGAGGTCAGGGACTTCCGCACCATGCAGATGCTGGACTGGTTCATCAAGGAACAGGGCGAGGAGGAGAAGAACGCCGCTGACCTCATTACCAAGATGGATCTGTTCGGCGGTGACAGCAAGGGGCTGTATATGCTAAACAGCGAGCTGAAGGCACGGGTCTACACCGCGCCCTCGCTGGTGCTGTAA
- a CDS encoding IS3 family transposase has protein sequence MKNQYPSFEAFSKAVADYIDYYNNSRIQAKTKWMPPSKFKEASMMEA, from the coding sequence ATCAAGAATCAGTATCCTTCCTTTGAAGCATTCTCCAAAGCTGTTGCTGATTATATCGACTATTACAATAACAGCAGGATCCAAGCGAAAACAAAATGGATGCCTCCCTCTAAATTCAAGGAAGCATCCATGATGGAAGCTTAA
- a CDS encoding sensor histidine kinase, producing the protein MKRLSLQWRITLMTVLLIGITCVAMNLLLCSSGVYYMDTIADSLQGGGTVILNDGGAASFDPQLIAPNEELTIVVDGVQGRFRTTNWYITAAVTLLSGILAYFVSGHALKPLRSFASQVEQVQLNNLADMRIDEDAISEFRQLSRSFNQMLERLNNAFSAQRQFTGNAAHELRTPLALMQAQLELFSAEHPDMRPETAEFLTLLREQTERLIQMTKTLLEMSNLRQVARNERIQLAPMIEEIFTDLAPLSDKLGVTLTAEGDGIMTGSDALIYRLIFNLTENAVKYNRQGGSVRVSVTQELEKLLLRVSDTGCGIPEEYQRSIFQPFFRVDKSRSREYGGAGLGLSLVWEIADLHGGSVWVEESSEKGTTIAVELPAGAKNDSSSADIP; encoded by the coding sequence ATGAAGCGCCTTTCTTTGCAGTGGCGCATCACGCTGATGACCGTCCTGCTCATCGGCATCACCTGCGTGGCCATGAATTTACTGCTGTGCTCCTCCGGTGTGTACTATATGGACACCATTGCGGACAGCTTACAGGGCGGCGGCACGGTGATCCTGAATGATGGCGGAGCGGCGAGCTTTGACCCGCAGCTCATAGCGCCCAACGAGGAGTTGACCATCGTCGTCGATGGGGTGCAGGGGCGCTTCCGCACCACCAACTGGTACATCACGGCGGCGGTAACGCTGCTCAGCGGCATCCTCGCCTATTTCGTCAGCGGACACGCTCTCAAGCCCCTGCGTAGCTTTGCCTCGCAGGTGGAGCAGGTGCAGCTGAACAATCTTGCCGATATGAGGATCGATGAAGACGCTATTTCGGAGTTCCGGCAGCTGAGCCGCTCGTTCAACCAGATGCTGGAGCGGCTGAACAACGCCTTTTCCGCCCAGCGGCAGTTCACCGGCAACGCCGCCCACGAGCTGCGCACGCCACTGGCACTAATGCAGGCACAGTTGGAGCTGTTTTCCGCGGAGCATCCTGATATGCGACCGGAGACGGCGGAGTTCCTCACGCTTTTGCGTGAGCAGACGGAACGGCTGATACAGATGACCAAGACACTGCTGGAGATGAGCAATCTGCGGCAGGTGGCGCGGAACGAGCGGATCCAGCTCGCTCCCATGATCGAGGAGATCTTCACAGATCTTGCGCCGCTCTCAGATAAGCTCGGCGTCACGCTGACGGCGGAGGGCGACGGCATTATGACCGGCAGCGATGCACTGATCTACCGGCTGATCTTCAACCTGACGGAGAATGCTGTCAAGTACAACCGGCAGGGCGGCTCGGTACGGGTTTCTGTCACTCAGGAGTTGGAAAAGCTTCTGCTCCGCGTCTCCGACACCGGCTGCGGCATCCCGGAGGAGTATCAGCGCAGTATCTTCCAGCCCTTCTTCCGGGTGGACAAGTCTCGCAGCCGGGAATACGGTGGCGCAGGACTGGGGCTCTCACTGGTATGGGAGATCGCCGACCTCCACGGCGGCTCCGTTTGGGTGGAGGAAAGCTCGGAGAAGGGCACTACCATTGCGGTGGAGCTGCCGGCAGGGGCGAAAAACGATTCCTCCAGCGCGGATATCCCATAA
- a CDS encoding response regulator transcription factor, producing the protein MHLLVIEDERALCETIVRSLRRLAYSVDYCYDGEEALALLGVERYDLVLLDLNLPKKNGMTVLRTLRQTDRETRVLILSARSEVEDKVQGLDAGANDYLAKPFHLAELEARIRSLTLRQFTQQDVLLSCGALTFDTRSRTAAVNGQTLTLTRKETGILEYLMVHQGRPVSQEELMEHVWDNSVDSFSNSIRVHISALRKKLRAVLGYDPIRNRIGEGYLMGGEEA; encoded by the coding sequence ATGCACCTTTTAGTAATTGAAGATGAACGCGCCCTGTGCGAGACCATCGTCCGCAGCCTGCGGCGGCTGGCCTACAGCGTGGACTACTGCTATGACGGAGAAGAGGCGCTGGCGCTTCTGGGCGTGGAACGATACGACCTGGTGCTTCTTGATCTGAATCTGCCGAAAAAGAACGGCATGACGGTGCTGCGCACCCTGCGGCAGACCGACCGGGAGACGCGGGTGCTGATCCTCTCCGCCCGCAGCGAAGTGGAGGACAAGGTGCAGGGGCTGGATGCCGGGGCGAACGACTATCTGGCGAAGCCTTTTCATCTTGCCGAGCTGGAGGCCCGCATCCGCAGCCTGACATTGCGGCAGTTCACCCAGCAGGATGTGCTGCTAAGCTGCGGAGCTTTAACCTTTGACACCCGCTCCCGTACCGCCGCCGTCAACGGGCAGACGCTGACGCTGACCCGGAAGGAAACGGGGATCCTGGAATACCTGATGGTGCATCAGGGGCGGCCCGTGAGTCAGGAGGAGTTGATGGAGCATGTTTGGGACAACAGCGTGGACAGCTTCAGCAATTCCATTCGCGTCCACATCTCCGCCCTGCGCAAAAAGCTCCGCGCCGTGCTGGGCTATGACCCCATCCGCAACCGCATCGGCGAGGGCTATCTGATGGGAGGCGAGGAAGCATGA
- a CDS encoding CD1871A family CXXC motif-containing protein codes for MSCGKKAAAQIALLMAGAAMLCYGVWRGEVATVLSKAIKLCLECVGIG; via the coding sequence ATGAGCTGCGGGAAAAAGGCAGCGGCGCAGATTGCGCTGCTGATGGCCGGAGCCGCCATGCTGTGCTACGGTGTCTGGCGAGGCGAGGTGGCGACAGTGCTGAGTAAAGCGATCAAATTATGTCTGGAGTGTGTGGGCATTGGGTAA
- a CDS encoding 4Fe-4S binding protein, with translation MSRFRGWIQAGATLLTNLHLPNFLKGGLYQGAGKTVCVPGLNCYSCPAASGACPIGAFQAVVGSSKFSFSYYITGFLILLGVLLGRFICGFLCPFGWFQELLHKIPTKKLSTKRLKPLTYLKYAVLLVMVFLLPAFLVNDVGMGDPFFCKYLCPQGVLEGAIPLSLANSGIRAALGSLFTWKFGILLAVIVLSVVFYRPFCKWLCPLGAFYALFNRVSLFQMKVDKSKCVSCGKCARACKMDVDVTKTPNHTECIRCGMCIRACPTNAVCFRYGFGDGKEKENAATLRENNNKA, from the coding sequence ATGTCCCGCTTCCGGGGCTGGATTCAGGCGGGGGCGACGCTGCTGACCAACCTGCATCTGCCGAACTTTCTCAAGGGCGGACTGTATCAGGGGGCGGGGAAGACCGTCTGCGTGCCGGGGCTGAACTGCTACTCCTGTCCGGCGGCCTCCGGAGCCTGTCCCATCGGGGCGTTTCAGGCGGTGGTGGGGTCTTCCAAGTTCAGCTTCTCCTATTATATCACAGGCTTTCTCATTTTGCTGGGAGTCCTGCTGGGACGCTTTATCTGCGGCTTTCTATGCCCTTTCGGCTGGTTTCAGGAACTGCTGCACAAAATCCCCACGAAGAAGCTTTCCACAAAGAGGCTGAAGCCGCTGACATACCTGAAATACGCTGTCCTGCTGGTGATGGTTTTCCTGCTGCCGGCGTTCCTGGTAAACGATGTAGGCATGGGCGACCCCTTCTTCTGCAAATACCTCTGTCCCCAGGGCGTGCTGGAGGGGGCCATCCCGCTGTCCCTTGCCAATTCCGGCATCCGGGCGGCGCTGGGCAGCCTGTTTACATGGAAATTCGGTATCTTGTTGGCGGTGATCGTGCTGAGCGTGGTATTCTACCGTCCCTTCTGCAAGTGGCTATGCCCGCTGGGCGCGTTCTACGCCCTGTTCAACCGGGTGTCCCTTTTCCAGATGAAGGTGGACAAGAGTAAGTGCGTCTCCTGCGGGAAATGCGCCAGAGCCTGCAAGATGGACGTGGATGTGACGAAAACGCCCAACCATACCGAGTGCATCCGCTGCGGGATGTGTATCCGTGCCTGCCCGACGAACGCCGTGTGCTTCCGCTACGGCTTCGGCGATGGAAAAGAGAAAGAAAACGCAGCGACACTGCGAGAAAACAACAACAAAGCTTAA